The following are encoded in a window of Arthrobacter antioxidans genomic DNA:
- the nadD gene encoding nicotinate-nucleotide adenylyltransferase, with protein sequence MGGTFDPIHHGHLVAASEVASVFDLDEVVFVPTGQPWQKVDKDVTAAEHRYLMTVIATASNPSFTVSRVDIERPGLTFTIDTLRDLKAERPDAQLFFITGADAMAQILTWKDAEELWSLAHFIGVTRPGHELDGRGRDVSLLEVPAMAISSTDCRHRVGEGKPVWYLVPDGVVQYIAKHRLYRRVDPSGTGPASQQGDEHAPPTERQHRDSPSSVQQPTG encoded by the coding sequence ATGGGCGGCACGTTCGACCCCATCCACCACGGGCACCTGGTCGCCGCGAGCGAGGTCGCCTCGGTGTTCGACCTCGACGAGGTGGTCTTCGTCCCGACCGGTCAGCCCTGGCAGAAGGTGGACAAGGACGTGACGGCGGCCGAGCACCGCTATCTGATGACGGTCATCGCGACGGCGTCGAACCCGAGCTTCACCGTGAGCCGCGTGGACATCGAACGTCCCGGTCTCACCTTCACGATCGACACCCTGCGCGACCTGAAGGCGGAGCGGCCGGACGCGCAGCTGTTCTTCATCACCGGCGCCGATGCCATGGCCCAGATCCTCACCTGGAAGGACGCGGAGGAGCTCTGGTCCCTCGCCCACTTCATCGGGGTGACGCGTCCCGGGCACGAACTCGACGGGCGGGGCCGCGACGTCAGCCTGCTGGAGGTGCCCGCCATGGCGATCTCCAGCACCGACTGCAGGCACCGCGTCGGCGAGGGGAAGCCGGTCTGGTACCTGGTGCCCGACGGCGTGGTGCAGTACATCGCCAAGCACCGCCTCTATCGGCGCGTGGACCCGTCGGGGACGGGACCGGCGTCGCAGCAGGGGGATGAACACGCCCCGCCGACAGAACGGCAGCACCGGGACAGTCCGAGCTCCGTACAACAACCCACTGGATGA
- the rsfS gene encoding ribosome silencing factor, producing the protein MSATEQSIGIARTAAHAAADKIAQDIVAIDVSDRLAITDIFVIASAPSERQVNAIVDGIEEELSKQGLKPVRREGRSEGRWVLLDYAQVIVHVQHEEDRVFYALDRLWKDCPSVDLQLEEALQSSPQVAASDVVPE; encoded by the coding sequence GTGAGCGCTACCGAACAGTCCATTGGCATAGCCCGCACCGCGGCGCATGCCGCAGCGGACAAGATCGCCCAGGATATCGTCGCCATCGACGTCAGTGACAGGCTCGCGATCACGGACATCTTCGTGATCGCCTCCGCACCGAGCGAGCGGCAGGTCAACGCCATCGTGGACGGCATCGAGGAGGAGCTGTCCAAGCAGGGCCTGAAGCCCGTGCGCCGTGAAGGTCGCAGCGAGGGCCGCTGGGTGCTCCTCGACTACGCGCAGGTCATCGTCCACGTGCAGCACGAGGAGGACCGCGTGTTCTACGCCCTCGACCGGCTGTGGAAGGACTGCCCGTCCGTGGACCTCCAGCTCGAGGAGGCACTGCAGAGCTCGCCGCAGGTCGCAGCGTCCGACGTCGTCCCGGAGTGA
- a CDS encoding histidine phosphatase family protein, translating to MTRYPHAHPAARRIVFWRHGRTEWNHSGRFQGQEDIDLDETGREQAVRAAEVLMLREPSLIVSSDLRRAADTARTLGELTGLPVLYDPRLRETHAGSWQGLSFAEIDEQFPDDNAAWRGGDPEVRAGGAENRIEVGDRMLGAVTEAVERIGPAETLVVVSHGGSIRAALAALMGLPPERWGALAGLSNCHWSEVHEVVNRAEALFSWQLTEHNVGLGSLPEEPLEG from the coding sequence GTGACGCGGTACCCCCACGCCCATCCTGCGGCCCGGCGCATCGTCTTCTGGCGCCATGGCCGCACGGAATGGAACCACTCGGGCCGTTTCCAGGGCCAGGAGGACATCGACCTGGACGAGACCGGGCGTGAGCAGGCCGTGCGGGCGGCCGAGGTGCTGATGCTGCGGGAACCGTCGCTGATCGTGTCCTCGGACCTGCGCCGTGCGGCCGACACGGCCCGGACGCTGGGGGAGCTCACGGGGCTGCCGGTCCTCTACGATCCGCGCCTCCGCGAGACGCATGCCGGCTCGTGGCAGGGCTTGTCCTTCGCCGAGATCGACGAACAGTTCCCGGATGACAACGCCGCATGGCGGGGTGGAGACCCCGAGGTGCGCGCCGGGGGTGCCGAGAACCGCATCGAGGTCGGCGATCGCATGCTCGGCGCGGTCACGGAGGCCGTGGAGCGGATCGGCCCGGCCGAGACGCTCGTGGTCGTCAGCCACGGTGGATCCATCAGGGCGGCCCTCGCGGCCCTGATGGGATTGCCGCCGGAGCGCTGGGGTGCCCTCGCGGGGCTGTCCAACTGCCACTGGTCCGAGGTGCACGAGGTGGTGAACAGGGCCGAGGCTCTGTTCTCGTGGCAACTGACCGAGCACAACGTGGGGCTCGGGTCCCTGCCCGAGGAGCCACTGGAGGGATGA
- a CDS encoding potassium channel family protein → MDFRDIVLTVIGAGLILLMATDVFHTLLYPHGAGPVCRMIMRALWLLSRRFAGRAVAVAAPVAMAAVIGAWASLAIMGWALLYLPHLPEGFVYADGVPHRGDLTEALYFSMVSLSTVGYGEIVPATPLLRFVTAAQAVTGFGLLTATVSWILQTYPALSRRRALAHDLNLFREAAGQQGLSALEPGHAAALLESFARSVATVSIDLLAFNETYYFHEAQRRGSLPATITYAQLLASEAQASTDPDLRFAGRMMHAALDDLADVLRGRFGHSGKTTSAVFESYETHHRHRRKPDATAA, encoded by the coding sequence ATGGACTTCCGAGACATTGTGCTGACTGTTATCGGGGCGGGACTGATTCTCTTGATGGCCACCGACGTCTTTCACACACTCCTCTACCCCCATGGTGCGGGACCTGTTTGCAGGATGATCATGCGCGCGTTGTGGTTGCTGTCCCGACGGTTCGCCGGCCGTGCCGTCGCCGTCGCCGCCCCCGTTGCAATGGCAGCCGTGATCGGCGCCTGGGCGTCGTTGGCCATCATGGGATGGGCTCTGTTGTACCTTCCGCACCTACCGGAGGGGTTCGTCTACGCAGACGGCGTTCCCCACCGCGGCGACCTCACCGAAGCCCTGTACTTCTCGATGGTCAGCCTATCCACGGTCGGTTACGGAGAAATAGTTCCGGCGACGCCCTTGCTTCGATTCGTCACTGCAGCGCAGGCCGTCACCGGCTTCGGGTTGCTCACCGCCACGGTCTCCTGGATTCTGCAAACCTATCCAGCACTGAGCCGTCGCCGCGCTCTTGCCCACGATCTGAACCTGTTCCGAGAGGCCGCCGGCCAGCAGGGCCTATCCGCGCTGGAACCCGGACATGCCGCTGCATTGCTTGAATCGTTCGCCAGGAGTGTAGCCACGGTCAGCATCGATCTGCTGGCCTTCAACGAAACGTACTACTTTCACGAAGCACAGAGGAGAGGATCACTGCCGGCCACCATCACCTATGCACAACTGCTAGCCTCCGAAGCGCAGGCAAGCACTGACCCCGACCTGCGTTTTGCCGGACGGATGATGCACGCAGCCCTTGATGACCTGGCAGATGTCCTGCGTGGAAGATTTGGTCACTCAGGGAAAACCACCTCAGCGGTATTCGAAAGCTACGAAACACACCACAGACACCGCCGGAAGCCGGATGCAACGGCCGCCTAG
- a CDS encoding nuclear transport factor 2 family protein: protein MIDTADGEDSDMGAAEDGEVVRRGYEAFIAGDLATLGELFADDAVWSVPGTGVLSGMKRGRDAVLAYFGELGSRSRGSLRVTVQDIVGGEKHTVGIHHSHADIDGRTYDQVTVVVFALRDGKVIEAKEFFEDQTKSDEFWG from the coding sequence ATGATCGATACGGCAGACGGAGAGGATTCTGACATGGGAGCTGCAGAAGACGGTGAAGTGGTTCGGCGGGGATATGAGGCATTCATCGCAGGGGATCTGGCGACTCTGGGCGAACTGTTCGCGGACGACGCGGTGTGGTCCGTCCCTGGAACCGGAGTGCTGTCCGGCATGAAGCGGGGACGCGACGCTGTCTTGGCTTACTTCGGCGAACTGGGATCCCGTTCCCGGGGCTCACTCCGAGTAACCGTCCAGGACATCGTCGGCGGGGAGAAGCACACCGTGGGAATCCATCACAGCCACGCCGACATCGACGGAAGGACCTACGACCAGGTCACGGTCGTCGTGTTCGCACTCCGGGACGGAAAGGTGATCGAGGCCAAGGAGTTCTTCGAGGACCAGACCAAGTCGGACGAGTTCTGGGGCTGA
- a CDS encoding pyridoxal phosphate-dependent decarboxylase family protein: MSAPEERYEDALAAASGHVRQWLQSQTRRRVGPSRTAADLAADFGGPLPRAGSPAADVVDYLAAKAEPGLMAIPSGRFFGWVMGGTLPAALAADWLVSAWDQNTGLRYATPATAAIEEAAGTWLLDLLNLPQTADVGFTTGATMANFAGLAAARWRLMTDAGWDLDAEGLTGAPRIQCFVGRERHDTIDLGLRYLGLGRPTVVPVDRQGRLDPAELDRVLTLASADAGRGRSSGSGRTPLLVCLQAGNLHSGAFDPFTEAIAVADAHGAWVHVDGAFGLWAAAVPELAALTAGVEGADSWGTDAHKTLNVPYDCGIAVVRDATALRAAMGVHASYLVQATDGPADPLETVPELSRRARGVPVWAALKSLGRDGVTDQVRGLVRHARHLAERLAALEGVEVLNDVVYTQVSLAFGDDATTRAVTARIMADGRVWMSGSRWQGRDILRISVSNWSTDDADTAVAVDAVRDALAAVGTEGGATDQWGD; encoded by the coding sequence ATGTCGGCACCCGAGGAACGCTACGAAGACGCCCTCGCTGCGGCGTCCGGGCACGTACGCCAGTGGCTCCAGAGCCAAACCCGACGGCGCGTCGGCCCGAGCAGGACCGCCGCCGATCTCGCAGCAGATTTCGGCGGCCCCCTCCCCCGTGCCGGGTCCCCGGCGGCCGACGTGGTGGACTATCTGGCCGCGAAGGCGGAACCCGGGCTGATGGCCATCCCCTCCGGGCGGTTCTTCGGCTGGGTCATGGGCGGCACGCTTCCCGCGGCGCTGGCTGCGGACTGGCTCGTCAGCGCCTGGGACCAGAACACCGGGCTCCGCTACGCGACCCCTGCTACTGCCGCCATCGAGGAAGCCGCCGGCACCTGGCTGCTCGACCTCCTGAACCTGCCGCAGACAGCGGATGTCGGCTTCACCACGGGCGCCACGATGGCCAACTTCGCAGGACTGGCCGCGGCCCGGTGGCGGCTGATGACCGACGCCGGTTGGGACCTGGACGCCGAGGGCCTCACCGGTGCACCACGGATCCAGTGTTTCGTGGGCAGGGAACGGCACGACACGATCGACCTGGGGCTCCGCTACCTGGGGCTGGGCCGGCCCACGGTGGTGCCGGTCGACCGGCAGGGCCGCCTCGACCCGGCGGAACTGGACCGTGTCCTGACCCTCGCCTCGGCAGACGCCGGGCGCGGACGGTCGAGCGGGTCGGGCCGCACCCCGCTGTTGGTCTGCCTGCAGGCCGGGAACCTGCACTCCGGGGCCTTCGACCCGTTCACGGAGGCGATCGCCGTCGCCGACGCCCACGGAGCCTGGGTCCACGTGGACGGCGCCTTCGGACTGTGGGCCGCCGCCGTGCCGGAGCTGGCGGCCCTGACCGCGGGAGTGGAGGGCGCCGACTCCTGGGGCACCGACGCACACAAGACACTCAACGTGCCGTACGACTGCGGCATCGCGGTGGTCCGCGATGCCACCGCGCTGCGTGCCGCGATGGGCGTGCACGCCAGCTACCTCGTCCAGGCCACGGACGGCCCCGCGGACCCCTTGGAGACCGTCCCCGAGCTGTCCCGGCGTGCCCGTGGCGTCCCGGTGTGGGCGGCCCTGAAGTCGCTGGGCCGGGACGGCGTCACCGACCAGGTCCGCGGGCTGGTGCGGCACGCCCGGCACCTCGCGGAGCGATTGGCCGCCCTGGAGGGCGTGGAGGTACTCAACGACGTCGTCTACACCCAGGTCTCACTGGCGTTCGGCGACGACGCCACCACGAGGGCGGTGACGGCCCGGATCATGGCCGACGGCCGGGTGTGGATGTCCGGTTCGCGCTGGCAGGGCCGGGACATCCTGCGGATCTCGGTGAGCAATTGGAGCACCGACGACGCCGACACGGCCGTCGCCGTCGACGCGGTGCGGGACGCCCTGGCGGCGGTGGGGACTGAGGGCGGAGCGACCGATCAATGGGGGGATTGA
- the pnuC gene encoding nicotinamide riboside transporter PnuC, translating to MTAVLDWMNSPAATLLGAPVSWIEVIGFITGAACVYGVARQRAWNWPVGIVNNIAFMVLFFGAGLYGETLLQAVFAAVAVYGWYNWVRGARDTDATGDLPIRDAGRAEALAGLGIVIAATVGIAMILTHGTDSQVPWPDAFVLAASLLATYGQAKKIFQHWYVWIAIDLVSIPLYFSRGLNLTAILYIGFTALCVYGLMDWKRTRTDAAPVAATAPEGVSA from the coding sequence ATGACCGCGGTACTGGACTGGATGAACTCACCGGCAGCAACCCTGCTCGGAGCACCTGTCAGCTGGATCGAGGTCATCGGTTTCATCACGGGCGCGGCCTGCGTCTACGGCGTCGCCCGGCAACGGGCCTGGAACTGGCCGGTGGGCATCGTCAACAACATCGCCTTCATGGTCCTGTTCTTCGGCGCCGGGCTCTACGGGGAGACCCTGCTGCAGGCCGTCTTCGCCGCCGTCGCCGTCTATGGCTGGTACAACTGGGTCCGTGGCGCCAGGGACACCGACGCAACAGGCGACCTGCCCATCCGCGACGCCGGCCGCGCCGAGGCCCTCGCCGGTCTCGGCATCGTCATCGCGGCGACCGTGGGGATCGCCATGATCCTCACCCACGGGACGGACTCCCAGGTGCCCTGGCCGGATGCCTTCGTCCTCGCGGCCTCGCTGCTGGCGACCTACGGGCAGGCGAAGAAGATCTTCCAGCACTGGTACGTCTGGATCGCCATCGACCTCGTGTCCATCCCGCTCTACTTCTCGCGGGGCCTGAACCTCACTGCCATCCTCTACATAGGGTTCACAGCACTGTGCGTCTACGGCCTGATGGACTGGAAGCGCACCCGCACCGACGCTGCCCCTGTCGCCGCCACCGCACCCGAGGGGGTGTCAGCATGA
- a CDS encoding AAA family ATPase: protein MTRFAQGVVIGKFYPPHAGHRHLISTAAEHSDELAVVVLGNRFENIELADRVKWLAAEFEETNVTVLGMPNDCPEDYQSPAIWKAHDEALRIALRMRGVTSIDAVFSSEEYGQQLAEHFGAAHVLVDAARTAYPVSGTLCRDDLTAAWRTILKPARQDMAVRIILVGAESTGTSTLTRALTAHYRKRYPELVDVPEFGRHYTYDKFAAAQAENPDAVLADLVWTAEDFAVIGERQNELENEAAARCPLVIADTDSLATTLWERYYLGEGSHGSYRAMTQLPRRDLYLITDHEGVAFEDDGWREGEHRRAEMTEWFKEELTREGHSWILVSGDHDRRRATATEVVDLIIAQRNRFTSPPWATRTVLAGQP from the coding sequence ATGACCCGCTTCGCCCAGGGCGTCGTCATCGGAAAGTTCTACCCGCCCCACGCCGGCCACCGTCACCTCATCAGCACGGCCGCGGAGCACTCCGACGAGCTCGCCGTCGTCGTGCTCGGCAACCGCTTCGAGAACATCGAGCTGGCAGACCGCGTGAAGTGGCTCGCCGCCGAGTTCGAGGAGACGAACGTGACCGTCCTCGGGATGCCGAACGACTGCCCCGAGGACTACCAGTCACCGGCCATCTGGAAGGCCCACGACGAGGCGCTGCGCATCGCCCTCAGGATGAGGGGCGTCACGAGCATCGACGCCGTCTTCAGCTCCGAGGAGTACGGACAGCAACTGGCCGAGCACTTCGGCGCCGCCCATGTCCTGGTGGACGCAGCGCGCACCGCCTACCCGGTCAGCGGGACCCTGTGCCGGGACGACCTCACCGCGGCCTGGCGGACCATCCTCAAGCCCGCCCGGCAGGACATGGCCGTCCGCATCATCCTCGTCGGCGCCGAGTCCACCGGTACCAGCACCCTGACGAGGGCCCTCACCGCGCACTACCGGAAGCGGTACCCCGAGCTCGTCGACGTCCCCGAGTTCGGCCGCCACTACACCTACGACAAGTTCGCCGCCGCACAGGCCGAGAATCCCGACGCCGTCCTTGCCGACCTCGTCTGGACCGCCGAGGACTTCGCCGTGATCGGTGAACGGCAGAACGAGCTGGAGAACGAGGCCGCCGCGCGGTGCCCGCTGGTCATCGCCGACACCGACAGTCTCGCGACCACCCTGTGGGAGCGGTACTACCTCGGCGAAGGCAGCCACGGCTCCTACCGGGCCATGACGCAGCTGCCACGCCGGGACCTCTACCTGATCACCGACCACGAGGGCGTCGCCTTCGAGGACGACGGCTGGCGCGAAGGGGAGCACCGCCGGGCGGAGATGACCGAATGGTTCAAGGAGGAGTTGACCCGCGAGGGTCACTCCTGGATCCTCGTCTCCGGCGACCACGACCGGCGCAGGGCCACGGCGACGGAGGTCGTCGACCTGATCATCGCCCAGCGGAACCGCTTCACCTCCCCGCCCTGGGCCACCCGCACGGTACTGGCAGGACAGCCGTGA
- a CDS encoding NUDIX hydrolase, whose product MSLDEERFLENYEPKDYPSVALAVDLVVVAVLGNTLHAALVRRGGHPFKGQLALPGGFVGPGEDALQAAWRELEEETGLDLGAHRAHVEQLATYSSPRRDPRMRVVSIAHLVLLATDGRSLPELDPGSDAAAARWHPVHEVLATETLAFDHREILAAALERLAGKIEYTLTAAKLLPEEFALYQLRHVYEAVWNTEKLDAGNFTRKMTGALTDTGRKALRSRGAPAALFIVKDDYLSPPMMRPTAGPARSVDGPA is encoded by the coding sequence GTGAGCCTCGACGAAGAGCGGTTCCTCGAGAACTACGAGCCGAAGGACTATCCCTCGGTCGCCCTGGCCGTGGACCTCGTCGTCGTCGCCGTCCTCGGGAACACCCTGCACGCTGCCCTCGTCCGGCGCGGTGGACATCCCTTCAAGGGGCAGCTCGCCCTGCCCGGCGGCTTCGTCGGGCCGGGCGAGGACGCGCTGCAGGCCGCCTGGCGGGAGCTCGAGGAGGAGACCGGACTGGACCTCGGGGCACACCGCGCCCACGTCGAGCAGCTCGCCACCTACAGCTCACCCAGGCGCGACCCGCGCATGCGCGTCGTCTCCATCGCCCACCTGGTGCTGCTCGCGACCGACGGCCGGTCGCTGCCCGAGCTCGACCCGGGCAGCGACGCCGCGGCCGCCCGATGGCATCCCGTCCACGAGGTCCTTGCCACCGAGACCCTGGCCTTCGACCACCGGGAGATCCTCGCCGCCGCCCTCGAGCGCCTCGCCGGCAAGATCGAATACACGCTCACCGCGGCGAAGCTCCTGCCCGAGGAATTCGCCCTCTACCAGCTGCGCCATGTCTACGAGGCCGTCTGGAACACCGAGAAGCTCGATGCCGGCAACTTCACCCGCAAGATGACCGGTGCCCTGACCGACACCGGACGGAAGGCGCTCCGCTCCAGGGGAGCTCCGGCGGCGCTCTTCATCGTGAAGGACGACTACCTCAGCCCGCCCATGATGCGCCCCACCGCCGGACCGGCGCGCTCCGTCGACGGTCCTGCCTAG
- a CDS encoding SRPBCC family protein, translating to MSRIITASQEAVYEFASDIGNLPKWAAGLAQSEVVQEGRNLFVESPMGRVRIQFVERNRFGVLDHDVVLPSGTIVTNPMRVLAHPDGAEVIFTVRQIELSDVEFARDIRMVEADLARLAVLVSNPPGVE from the coding sequence GTGAGCAGGATCATCACGGCATCCCAGGAGGCTGTCTACGAGTTCGCGTCCGACATCGGCAATCTCCCGAAGTGGGCGGCCGGTCTCGCGCAGTCGGAGGTGGTGCAGGAGGGGCGGAATCTGTTCGTCGAGTCCCCGATGGGGCGTGTCCGGATCCAGTTCGTGGAACGGAACCGGTTCGGGGTGCTCGATCACGACGTCGTCCTGCCGTCCGGGACCATCGTCACCAATCCGATGCGGGTGCTCGCTCACCCGGATGGAGCCGAAGTGATCTTCACCGTTCGCCAGATCGAGCTCAGCGATGTGGAGTTCGCCCGGGATATCAGGATGGTCGAAGCCGACCTGGCTCGTCTCGCAGTCCTGGTGAGCAATCCTCCGGGCGTCGAATAG
- a CDS encoding DUF1905 domain-containing protein yields MSTILGPMDLRFTAPIGVEVKGDLWACVEVPDSKGLFGTGKAVRVAGSVDGEPFAVALMPTGKGGHMLSISARLRKKIGKGLGDDVVIHISERLT; encoded by the coding sequence ATGAGTACGATTCTGGGTCCTATGGACCTCCGGTTCACTGCTCCGATCGGGGTGGAGGTCAAGGGTGACCTGTGGGCGTGTGTCGAGGTTCCCGACTCGAAGGGACTGTTCGGCACCGGCAAGGCGGTAAGGGTAGCTGGGAGCGTCGACGGTGAACCTTTTGCTGTTGCCCTGATGCCCACAGGGAAGGGCGGGCACATGCTGTCGATCAGCGCGAGACTGCGGAAGAAGATCGGCAAAGGGCTCGGGGACGACGTCGTGATCCACATTTCTGAGCGCCTGACCTGA
- a CDS encoding AAA family ATPase, giving the protein MAFERFPLRRLTEHPKNTLDRRIWPATLAPVTTILDEGLDLGPATVLVGENGSGKSTIVEAIALAYGLSPEGGSTGARHSTRSTESVLADHLQLVRNAGATRRGYFLRAETMHGFFTYLESNPSTTGPNVPFHEMSHGESFLELVVDRFRGPGLWVLDEPESALSFSGCLALLGVLKELVASGKSQVIMSTHSPLLAALPQAQILEVGSWGLRPRPWEDLNLVTAWQAFLTAPERYLRHL; this is encoded by the coding sequence ATGGCCTTCGAAAGATTCCCCCTCCGGAGACTCACCGAGCACCCGAAGAACACGCTCGACCGGCGGATATGGCCGGCCACGCTGGCCCCTGTCACCACCATCCTCGATGAGGGGCTCGATCTCGGTCCCGCCACCGTCCTGGTCGGTGAGAACGGGTCGGGGAAGTCCACCATCGTCGAGGCCATCGCCCTGGCCTACGGGCTCTCCCCCGAGGGCGGATCCACCGGCGCCCGGCACTCGACACGCTCCACCGAGTCTGTGCTCGCAGACCACCTCCAGCTGGTCCGGAACGCCGGCGCCACCCGCCGCGGGTACTTCCTGCGCGCCGAGACCATGCATGGTTTCTTCACCTACCTCGAATCGAATCCGAGCACCACGGGGCCGAATGTTCCGTTCCACGAGATGTCCCACGGCGAGTCCTTCCTCGAGCTGGTCGTCGACCGCTTCCGCGGCCCCGGCCTGTGGGTCCTCGACGAACCTGAATCGGCCCTCTCCTTCTCAGGATGCCTGGCCCTGCTCGGTGTCCTCAAAGAACTTGTCGCCTCAGGGAAGTCGCAGGTGATCATGTCCACGCACTCACCTCTCCTGGCAGCACTACCTCAGGCGCAGATCCTCGAAGTCGGCAGCTGGGGCCTGCGTCCCCGACCTTGGGAAGACCTGAATCTCGTCACCGCCTGGCAAGCCTTCCTCACCGCACCCGAGCGGTACCTCCGACACCTCTAG
- a CDS encoding class I SAM-dependent methyltransferase, whose protein sequence is MDEEPDAEAIAERVLAAALGMMDVLSIHLGDRLGWYRSLAAEGPATPSELAARTGTSERYAREWLHQQATTGLVAADDDGEAPRFRLPPAAAEVLTNANSLNYLAPLARMLAGAAVQLPGLQDAYRAGAGVSWEDFGDEVRESQADMNRPWFEQELGTALNQVPELVARLQEPGVEIADIGSGGGWSTIALAEVFPSARVTGFDIDAASVDLARTNAADAGSAVEFHHLDASGLPADQFDAVFAFECLHDMPYPQDVLSGVRRSLKQGGTAVVVDEAVAEIFNPPGTEVERLMYGFSLLICLPDGMSHPNSAGTGTVMRPETLRRYASAAGFDEFKILPIQDFGFFRFYELANSTR, encoded by the coding sequence ATGGATGAGGAGCCAGACGCTGAAGCCATCGCTGAGCGCGTTCTTGCCGCGGCACTGGGCATGATGGACGTGCTCTCCATACATCTCGGGGACCGCCTCGGCTGGTACAGGAGCCTTGCGGCCGAAGGGCCGGCGACGCCGTCCGAGCTCGCGGCACGCACAGGAACGTCGGAGCGCTATGCCCGTGAATGGCTTCACCAGCAGGCAACCACCGGTCTTGTCGCTGCGGACGACGACGGCGAAGCTCCCCGCTTTCGCCTGCCACCAGCTGCCGCTGAGGTACTCACGAACGCGAATAGCCTGAACTACCTTGCACCCCTCGCCCGGATGCTTGCAGGTGCTGCGGTGCAGCTACCAGGGCTACAGGACGCTTACAGGGCCGGCGCCGGCGTCAGCTGGGAGGACTTCGGCGATGAGGTCCGGGAATCACAGGCCGACATGAACCGCCCGTGGTTCGAACAGGAACTCGGGACTGCTTTGAACCAGGTTCCCGAGCTGGTTGCCCGGCTGCAGGAGCCCGGTGTTGAGATAGCAGACATCGGCAGCGGCGGCGGATGGTCGACCATCGCCCTCGCGGAGGTCTTTCCGTCCGCGCGGGTCACCGGCTTCGATATCGACGCGGCATCGGTGGATCTTGCGCGCACCAATGCGGCGGACGCCGGTAGCGCCGTTGAATTTCATCACCTGGACGCCTCCGGATTGCCGGCTGACCAATTCGACGCAGTATTTGCCTTCGAATGCCTACACGACATGCCCTATCCCCAGGACGTGCTCTCTGGTGTACGACGGTCATTGAAACAGGGTGGAACAGCGGTTGTCGTGGATGAAGCCGTCGCCGAGATTTTCAATCCTCCCGGTACCGAGGTCGAGCGACTCATGTACGGATTCAGCCTACTGATCTGCCTGCCGGATGGGATGTCGCACCCGAACAGCGCGGGAACTGGCACGGTCATGCGCCCTGAGACGTTGCGTCGCTATGCCTCGGCCGCCGGTTTCGACGAGTTCAAGATTCTTCCCATCCAGGATTTCGGCTTTTTCCGCTTCTACGAGTTGGCAAACTCCACTCGCTAG
- a CDS encoding alpha/beta fold hydrolase codes for MSRSEWIQVPLADAVVEAQVRGRGEPVVLIQTAVTADEFLPLAVQGELADAYQVIVYHRRGYGGSSPVDGRGSVERDARDCEQLLDALGVEKAHLFGGSYSGAVALQLAASAPNRVHTLCLAEPPPVHTPTADKFRSANARLTAYYRQHGSAAAMDYFMTRLTGSGWRTELEAMLPGGTAQVERDADTFFATDIPSLLAWRFGAEDAARITQPVLYVGGTESGPWFAEVGELMLRWLPQAEEAMLSGADHSLALTHAPQLARALAGFLRKHPMERQ; via the coding sequence ATGTCCCGGTCGGAGTGGATCCAGGTCCCGCTTGCGGACGCGGTGGTGGAGGCCCAGGTGCGTGGGAGGGGCGAGCCCGTCGTACTGATTCAGACCGCCGTTACCGCTGACGAATTCCTGCCCCTCGCGGTCCAGGGTGAATTGGCTGACGCTTATCAGGTCATTGTCTATCACCGCCGTGGCTACGGGGGCAGCAGTCCTGTCGACGGACGCGGTTCGGTGGAGCGGGACGCGAGGGACTGCGAACAGCTACTGGACGCGCTCGGCGTTGAGAAGGCACACCTATTCGGGGGGTCCTACAGCGGGGCCGTGGCCCTGCAACTGGCCGCATCCGCTCCGAATCGGGTCCACACACTGTGCCTGGCCGAACCACCACCGGTACACACCCCGACGGCTGACAAATTTCGCAGCGCAAACGCTCGACTCACGGCTTACTACCGGCAACACGGATCAGCGGCGGCGATGGACTACTTCATGACACGCCTTACGGGATCCGGGTGGCGAACAGAACTCGAAGCAATGCTCCCTGGCGGAACCGCGCAGGTTGAACGTGACGCCGACACGTTCTTCGCCACCGATATACCGTCGCTCCTTGCGTGGCGCTTCGGCGCGGAGGATGCGGCAAGGATCACCCAGCCTGTCCTCTATGTGGGCGGAACCGAGAGTGGACCGTGGTTCGCCGAAGTAGGAGAACTCATGCTCCGTTGGCTCCCGCAGGCCGAGGAAGCAATGTTGAGCGGAGCGGATCATTCCCTGGCACTCACCCACGCTCCGCAGCTGGCGAGAGCCCTTGCGGGTTTTCTCCGCAAACACCCCATGGAGCGGCAGTAG